A region of Struthio camelus isolate bStrCam1 chromosome 30, bStrCam1.hap1, whole genome shotgun sequence DNA encodes the following proteins:
- the TMOD4 gene encoding tropomodulin-4 isoform X5, which produces MTSYRQELEKYRDIDEDKILQELSAEELAQLDLELLEMDPENVLLPAGLRQRDQTQKSPTGPLDRAALLQHLEKQALEAGERDDLVPFTGEKRGKPFVPKNPTREIPREEQITLEPELEEALANATEAEMCDIAAILGMYTLMSNKQYYDALCTGTISNTEGINSVVKPDRYKPVPDEPPNPTNVEETLRQIQANDGALEDVNLNNIKDIPISTLKAICEAMKTNTHVKKLSLVATRSNDPVASAVAEMLMENKTLQSLNIESNFITSAGMMSIIKAMYHNSTLRELKVDNQCQRLGDTVEMEMATMLEQCPSVIRFGYHFTQQGPRARAASAITKNNELRRKQKKT; this is translated from the exons ATGACGTCCTACCGGCAGGAGCTGGAGAAGTACCGGGACATCGATGAGGACAAGATCCTGCAGGAACTCTCAGCTGAAGAGCTGGCACAGCTcgacctggagctgctggagatggACCCCGAG AACGTGCTgctgccggccgggctgcggcagcggGACCAGACACAGAAGAGTCCCACCGGGCCACTGGACcgagcagccctgctgcagcacctggagAAGCAGGCGCTGGAGGCAGGCGAACGCGACGACCTGGTGCCCTTCACCGGCGAGAAGAGAG GGAAGCCCTTCGTGCCCAAGAACCCCACGCGGGAGATCCCACGTGAGGAGCAGATCACACTGGAGCCGGAGCTAGAAGAGGCGCTGGCCAACGCCACCGAGGCTGAGATGTGCGACATTGCAG CCATCCTGGGCATGTACACGCTGATGAGCAACAAGCAGTACTACGATGCACTCTGCACCGGGACCATCTCCAACACGGAGGGCATCAACA GTGTGGTGAAGCCAGACAGGTACAAGCCAGTGCCAGACGAGCCTCCAAACCCCACCAACGTGGAGGAGACACTGCGGCAGATCCAGGCCAACGACGGGGCCCTGGAGGACGTCAACCTCAACAACATCAAG GACATTCCCATCTCCACGTTGAAGGCCATCTGCGAGGCCATGAAAACCAACACCCATGTCAAGAAGCTCAGCCTGGTAGCAACCCGCAGCAATGACCCTGTGGCCAGC GCCGTGGCAGAGATGCTGATGGAGAACAAGACCCTGCAGAGCCTCAACATCGAGTCCAACTTCATCACTAGTGCCGGCATGATGAGCATCATCAAGGCCATGTACCACAACAGCACCCTGAGGGAGCTCAAGGTGGACAACCAG TGCCAGCGGCTGGGTGACACAGTGGAGATGGAGATggccacgatgctggagcagtgCCCTTCTGTCATCCGCTTCGGCTACCATTTCACACAGCAGGGACCACGGGCCCGTGCTGCCAGTGCCATCACCAAGAACAACGAGCTCC GTCGTaagcagaagaaaacataa
- the TMOD4 gene encoding tropomodulin-4 isoform X2 produces MPCAAGALGSALGLALRQAQRPRPAELEKYRDIDEDKILQELSAEELAQLDLELLEMDPENVLLPAGLRQRDQTQKSPTGPLDRAALLQHLEKQALEAGERDDLVPFTGEKRGKPFVPKNPTREIPREEQITLEPELEEALANATEAEMCDIAAILGMYTLMSNKQYYDALCTGTISNTEGINSVVKPDRYKPVPDEPPNPTNVEETLRQIQANDGALEDVNLNNIKDIPISTLKAICEAMKTNTHVKKLSLVATRSNDPVASAVAEMLMENKTLQSLNIESNFITSAGMMSIIKAMYHNSTLRELKVDNQCQRLGDTVEMEMATMLEQCPSVIRFGYHFTQQGPRARAASAITKNNELRRKQKKT; encoded by the exons ATGCCCTGCGCGGCTGGAGCCCTTGGCTCGGCACTGGGGCTCGCGCTTAGGCAGGCTCAGCGGCCCCGGCCAGCG GAGCTGGAGAAGTACCGGGACATCGATGAGGACAAGATCCTGCAGGAACTCTCAGCTGAAGAGCTGGCACAGCTcgacctggagctgctggagatggACCCCGAG AACGTGCTgctgccggccgggctgcggcagcggGACCAGACACAGAAGAGTCCCACCGGGCCACTGGACcgagcagccctgctgcagcacctggagAAGCAGGCGCTGGAGGCAGGCGAACGCGACGACCTGGTGCCCTTCACCGGCGAGAAGAGAG GGAAGCCCTTCGTGCCCAAGAACCCCACGCGGGAGATCCCACGTGAGGAGCAGATCACACTGGAGCCGGAGCTAGAAGAGGCGCTGGCCAACGCCACCGAGGCTGAGATGTGCGACATTGCAG CCATCCTGGGCATGTACACGCTGATGAGCAACAAGCAGTACTACGATGCACTCTGCACCGGGACCATCTCCAACACGGAGGGCATCAACA GTGTGGTGAAGCCAGACAGGTACAAGCCAGTGCCAGACGAGCCTCCAAACCCCACCAACGTGGAGGAGACACTGCGGCAGATCCAGGCCAACGACGGGGCCCTGGAGGACGTCAACCTCAACAACATCAAG GACATTCCCATCTCCACGTTGAAGGCCATCTGCGAGGCCATGAAAACCAACACCCATGTCAAGAAGCTCAGCCTGGTAGCAACCCGCAGCAATGACCCTGTGGCCAGC GCCGTGGCAGAGATGCTGATGGAGAACAAGACCCTGCAGAGCCTCAACATCGAGTCCAACTTCATCACTAGTGCCGGCATGATGAGCATCATCAAGGCCATGTACCACAACAGCACCCTGAGGGAGCTCAAGGTGGACAACCAG TGCCAGCGGCTGGGTGACACAGTGGAGATGGAGATggccacgatgctggagcagtgCCCTTCTGTCATCCGCTTCGGCTACCATTTCACACAGCAGGGACCACGGGCCCGTGCTGCCAGTGCCATCACCAAGAACAACGAGCTCC GTCGTaagcagaagaaaacataa
- the TMOD4 gene encoding tropomodulin-4 isoform X7, with protein sequence MDPENVLLPAGLRQRDQTQKSPTGPLDRAALLQHLEKQALEAGERDDLVPFTGEKRGKPFVPKNPTREIPREEQITLEPELEEALANATEAEMCDIAAILGMYTLMSNKQYYDALCTGTISNTEGINSVVKPDRYKPVPDEPPNPTNVEETLRQIQANDGALEDVNLNNIKDIPISTLKAICEAMKTNTHVKKLSLVATRSNDPVASAVAEMLMENKTLQSLNIESNFITSAGMMSIIKAMYHNSTLRELKVDNQCQRLGDTVEMEMATMLEQCPSVIRFGYHFTQQGPRARAASAITKNNELRRKQKKT encoded by the exons atggACCCCGAG AACGTGCTgctgccggccgggctgcggcagcggGACCAGACACAGAAGAGTCCCACCGGGCCACTGGACcgagcagccctgctgcagcacctggagAAGCAGGCGCTGGAGGCAGGCGAACGCGACGACCTGGTGCCCTTCACCGGCGAGAAGAGAG GGAAGCCCTTCGTGCCCAAGAACCCCACGCGGGAGATCCCACGTGAGGAGCAGATCACACTGGAGCCGGAGCTAGAAGAGGCGCTGGCCAACGCCACCGAGGCTGAGATGTGCGACATTGCAG CCATCCTGGGCATGTACACGCTGATGAGCAACAAGCAGTACTACGATGCACTCTGCACCGGGACCATCTCCAACACGGAGGGCATCAACA GTGTGGTGAAGCCAGACAGGTACAAGCCAGTGCCAGACGAGCCTCCAAACCCCACCAACGTGGAGGAGACACTGCGGCAGATCCAGGCCAACGACGGGGCCCTGGAGGACGTCAACCTCAACAACATCAAG GACATTCCCATCTCCACGTTGAAGGCCATCTGCGAGGCCATGAAAACCAACACCCATGTCAAGAAGCTCAGCCTGGTAGCAACCCGCAGCAATGACCCTGTGGCCAGC GCCGTGGCAGAGATGCTGATGGAGAACAAGACCCTGCAGAGCCTCAACATCGAGTCCAACTTCATCACTAGTGCCGGCATGATGAGCATCATCAAGGCCATGTACCACAACAGCACCCTGAGGGAGCTCAAGGTGGACAACCAG TGCCAGCGGCTGGGTGACACAGTGGAGATGGAGATggccacgatgctggagcagtgCCCTTCTGTCATCCGCTTCGGCTACCATTTCACACAGCAGGGACCACGGGCCCGTGCTGCCAGTGCCATCACCAAGAACAACGAGCTCC GTCGTaagcagaagaaaacataa
- the TMOD4 gene encoding tropomodulin-4 isoform X6, whose translation MDPENVLLPAGLRQRDQTQKSPTGPLDRAALLQHLEKQALEAGERDDLVPFTGEKRGKPFVPKNPTREIPREEQITLEPELEEALANATEAEMCDIAAILGMYTLMSNKQYYDALCTGTISNTEGINSVVKPDRYKPVPDEPPNPTNVEETLRQIQANDGALEDVNLNNIKDIPISTLKAICEAMKTNTHVKKLSLVATRSNDPVASAVAEMLMENKTLQSLNIESNFITSAGMMSIIKAMYHNSTLRELKVDNQCQRLGDTVEMEMATMLEQCPSVIRFGYHFTQQGPRARAASAITKNNELRECLGCTCSGAERPKAD comes from the exons atggACCCCGAG AACGTGCTgctgccggccgggctgcggcagcggGACCAGACACAGAAGAGTCCCACCGGGCCACTGGACcgagcagccctgctgcagcacctggagAAGCAGGCGCTGGAGGCAGGCGAACGCGACGACCTGGTGCCCTTCACCGGCGAGAAGAGAG GGAAGCCCTTCGTGCCCAAGAACCCCACGCGGGAGATCCCACGTGAGGAGCAGATCACACTGGAGCCGGAGCTAGAAGAGGCGCTGGCCAACGCCACCGAGGCTGAGATGTGCGACATTGCAG CCATCCTGGGCATGTACACGCTGATGAGCAACAAGCAGTACTACGATGCACTCTGCACCGGGACCATCTCCAACACGGAGGGCATCAACA GTGTGGTGAAGCCAGACAGGTACAAGCCAGTGCCAGACGAGCCTCCAAACCCCACCAACGTGGAGGAGACACTGCGGCAGATCCAGGCCAACGACGGGGCCCTGGAGGACGTCAACCTCAACAACATCAAG GACATTCCCATCTCCACGTTGAAGGCCATCTGCGAGGCCATGAAAACCAACACCCATGTCAAGAAGCTCAGCCTGGTAGCAACCCGCAGCAATGACCCTGTGGCCAGC GCCGTGGCAGAGATGCTGATGGAGAACAAGACCCTGCAGAGCCTCAACATCGAGTCCAACTTCATCACTAGTGCCGGCATGATGAGCATCATCAAGGCCATGTACCACAACAGCACCCTGAGGGAGCTCAAGGTGGACAACCAG TGCCAGCGGCTGGGTGACACAGTGGAGATGGAGATggccacgatgctggagcagtgCCCTTCTGTCATCCGCTTCGGCTACCATTTCACACAGCAGGGACCACGGGCCCGTGCTGCCAGTGCCATCACCAAGAACAACGAGCTCCGTGAGTGCCTTGGCTGCACCTGCTCTGGGGCAGAGCGGCCTAAAGCAGATTGA
- the TMOD4 gene encoding tropomodulin-4 isoform X1, which translates to MPCAAGALGSALGLALRQAQRPRPAVRPLPAPSAPAMTSYRQELEKYRDIDEDKILQELSAEELAQLDLELLEMDPENVLLPAGLRQRDQTQKSPTGPLDRAALLQHLEKQALEAGERDDLVPFTGEKRGKPFVPKNPTREIPREEQITLEPELEEALANATEAEMCDIAAILGMYTLMSNKQYYDALCTGTISNTEGINSVVKPDRYKPVPDEPPNPTNVEETLRQIQANDGALEDVNLNNIKDIPISTLKAICEAMKTNTHVKKLSLVATRSNDPVASAVAEMLMENKTLQSLNIESNFITSAGMMSIIKAMYHNSTLRELKVDNQCQRLGDTVEMEMATMLEQCPSVIRFGYHFTQQGPRARAASAITKNNELRECLGCTCSGAERPKAD; encoded by the exons ATGCCCTGCGCGGCTGGAGCCCTTGGCTCGGCACTGGGGCTCGCGCTTAGGCAGGCTCAGCGGCCCCGGCCAGCGGTGAG gccactccctgCCCCCTCTGCCCCAGCCATGACGTCCTACCGGCAGGAGCTGGAGAAGTACCGGGACATCGATGAGGACAAGATCCTGCAGGAACTCTCAGCTGAAGAGCTGGCACAGCTcgacctggagctgctggagatggACCCCGAG AACGTGCTgctgccggccgggctgcggcagcggGACCAGACACAGAAGAGTCCCACCGGGCCACTGGACcgagcagccctgctgcagcacctggagAAGCAGGCGCTGGAGGCAGGCGAACGCGACGACCTGGTGCCCTTCACCGGCGAGAAGAGAG GGAAGCCCTTCGTGCCCAAGAACCCCACGCGGGAGATCCCACGTGAGGAGCAGATCACACTGGAGCCGGAGCTAGAAGAGGCGCTGGCCAACGCCACCGAGGCTGAGATGTGCGACATTGCAG CCATCCTGGGCATGTACACGCTGATGAGCAACAAGCAGTACTACGATGCACTCTGCACCGGGACCATCTCCAACACGGAGGGCATCAACA GTGTGGTGAAGCCAGACAGGTACAAGCCAGTGCCAGACGAGCCTCCAAACCCCACCAACGTGGAGGAGACACTGCGGCAGATCCAGGCCAACGACGGGGCCCTGGAGGACGTCAACCTCAACAACATCAAG GACATTCCCATCTCCACGTTGAAGGCCATCTGCGAGGCCATGAAAACCAACACCCATGTCAAGAAGCTCAGCCTGGTAGCAACCCGCAGCAATGACCCTGTGGCCAGC GCCGTGGCAGAGATGCTGATGGAGAACAAGACCCTGCAGAGCCTCAACATCGAGTCCAACTTCATCACTAGTGCCGGCATGATGAGCATCATCAAGGCCATGTACCACAACAGCACCCTGAGGGAGCTCAAGGTGGACAACCAG TGCCAGCGGCTGGGTGACACAGTGGAGATGGAGATggccacgatgctggagcagtgCCCTTCTGTCATCCGCTTCGGCTACCATTTCACACAGCAGGGACCACGGGCCCGTGCTGCCAGTGCCATCACCAAGAACAACGAGCTCCGTGAGTGCCTTGGCTGCACCTGCTCTGGGGCAGAGCGGCCTAAAGCAGATTGA
- the TMOD4 gene encoding tropomodulin-4 isoform X3, translating into MTSYRQELEKYRDIDEDKILQELSAEELAQLDLELLEMDPENVLLPAGLRQRDQTQKSPTGPLDRAALLQHLEKQALEAGERDDLVPFTGEKRGKPFVPKNPTREIPREEQITLEPELEEALANATEAEMCDIAAILGMYTLMSNKQYYDALCTGTISNTEGINSVVKPDRYKPVPDEPPNPTNVEETLRQIQANDGALEDVNLNNIKDIPISTLKAICEAMKTNTHVKKLSLVATRSNDPVASAVAEMLMENKTLQSLNIESNFITSAGMMSIIKAMYHNSTLRELKVDNQCQRLGDTVEMEMATMLEQCPSVIRFGYHFTQQGPRARAASAITKNNELRECLGCTCSGAERPKAD; encoded by the exons ATGACGTCCTACCGGCAGGAGCTGGAGAAGTACCGGGACATCGATGAGGACAAGATCCTGCAGGAACTCTCAGCTGAAGAGCTGGCACAGCTcgacctggagctgctggagatggACCCCGAG AACGTGCTgctgccggccgggctgcggcagcggGACCAGACACAGAAGAGTCCCACCGGGCCACTGGACcgagcagccctgctgcagcacctggagAAGCAGGCGCTGGAGGCAGGCGAACGCGACGACCTGGTGCCCTTCACCGGCGAGAAGAGAG GGAAGCCCTTCGTGCCCAAGAACCCCACGCGGGAGATCCCACGTGAGGAGCAGATCACACTGGAGCCGGAGCTAGAAGAGGCGCTGGCCAACGCCACCGAGGCTGAGATGTGCGACATTGCAG CCATCCTGGGCATGTACACGCTGATGAGCAACAAGCAGTACTACGATGCACTCTGCACCGGGACCATCTCCAACACGGAGGGCATCAACA GTGTGGTGAAGCCAGACAGGTACAAGCCAGTGCCAGACGAGCCTCCAAACCCCACCAACGTGGAGGAGACACTGCGGCAGATCCAGGCCAACGACGGGGCCCTGGAGGACGTCAACCTCAACAACATCAAG GACATTCCCATCTCCACGTTGAAGGCCATCTGCGAGGCCATGAAAACCAACACCCATGTCAAGAAGCTCAGCCTGGTAGCAACCCGCAGCAATGACCCTGTGGCCAGC GCCGTGGCAGAGATGCTGATGGAGAACAAGACCCTGCAGAGCCTCAACATCGAGTCCAACTTCATCACTAGTGCCGGCATGATGAGCATCATCAAGGCCATGTACCACAACAGCACCCTGAGGGAGCTCAAGGTGGACAACCAG TGCCAGCGGCTGGGTGACACAGTGGAGATGGAGATggccacgatgctggagcagtgCCCTTCTGTCATCCGCTTCGGCTACCATTTCACACAGCAGGGACCACGGGCCCGTGCTGCCAGTGCCATCACCAAGAACAACGAGCTCCGTGAGTGCCTTGGCTGCACCTGCTCTGGGGCAGAGCGGCCTAAAGCAGATTGA
- the SCNM1 gene encoding sodium channel modifier 1 isoform X1, with product MSFKREGDDPGQLGVLQKRRVADLLANYIPEDEAVLLRSGRYTCTVCAHRPIFDTLDVLAVHRAGKKHVASLQSFYGRKHSLENEVQKRQHEKFVRAEEAGTQGSPAPLLVRTRRIAQSALLKAAPYSSCCRRMGVNGNGSRAGMTQTELSTAPVRIAATASPEPRVPSQKIKEAVGTTPVALLPGCCSGRADVPKAATTQTQQGGKGKASPSPASQPEALNPKRRQALERYLQLRSAGWIQDHSGKWVKDENAEFDSDEDEPPVLLPA from the exons ATGTCCTTCAAGCGGGAGGGAGACGATCCCGGCCAGCTCGGTGTGCTGCAG AAACGACGCGTCGCGGACCTGCTCGCCAACTATATCCCTGAGGACGAGGCAGTGCTGCTGAGGAGTGGGAG GTATACCTGCACCGTGTGTGCCCACCGCCCCATCTTCGATACTCTGGATGTGCTGGCGGTCCACAGGGCTGGCAAGAAACACGTTGCCA GCCTGCAGAGCTTCTACGGCAGGAAGCACTCACTTGAGAACGAGGTGCAAAAGCGACAGCACGAGAAATTCGTGCGGGCGGAGGAGGCAGGCACACAG GGCTCTCCAGCCCCTTTGCTGGTGCGAACAAGGAGGATAGCCCAGAGCGCTCTGCTGAAAGCTGCTCCCTACAGCAGCTGCTGCCGGAGGATGGG GGTGAATGGAAATGGCTCAAGAGCAGGTATGACCCAGACGGAGCTGAGCACCGCCCCTGTGCGAATCGCTGCCacggcctctccagagcccagagTCCCCTCGCAGAAGATCAAGGAGGCTGTGGGCACCACCCCAGTGGCCCTGCTGCCAGGGTGCTGTAGCGGGCGAGCAG ACGTACCAAAGGCAGCTACCACCCAGACCCAGCAAGGTGGCAAAGGAAAAGCCTCGCCATCGCCTGCAAGCCAGCCTGAAGCCCTCAACCCCAAGAGGCGCCAGGCCCTGGAGCGGTACCTGCAGCTCCGGAG TGCCGGCTGGATCCAGGACCACTCTGGCAAGTGGGTGAAGGACGAGAATGCCGAGTTTGACTCCGATGAGGATGAGCCGCCCGTGTTGCTGCCGGCCTGA
- the TMOD4 gene encoding tropomodulin-4 isoform X4 encodes MPCAAGALGSALGLALRQAQRPRPAVRPLPAPSAPAMTSYRQELEKYRDIDEDKILQELSAEELAQLDLELLEMDPENVLLPAGLRQRDQTQKSPTGPLDRAALLQHLEKQALEAGERDDLVPFTGEKRGKPFVPKNPTREIPREEQITLEPELEEALANATEAEMCDIAAILGMYTLMSNKQYYDALCTGTISNTEGINSVVKPDRYKPVPDEPPNPTNVEETLRQIQANDGALEDVNLNNIKDIPISTLKAICEAMKTNTHVKKLSLVATRSNDPVASAVAEMLMENKTLQSLNIESNFITSAGMMSIIKAMYHNSTLRELKVDNQCQRLGDTVEMEMATMLEQCPSVIRFGYHFTQQGPRARAASAITKNNELRRKQKKT; translated from the exons ATGCCCTGCGCGGCTGGAGCCCTTGGCTCGGCACTGGGGCTCGCGCTTAGGCAGGCTCAGCGGCCCCGGCCAGCGGTGAG gccactccctgCCCCCTCTGCCCCAGCCATGACGTCCTACCGGCAGGAGCTGGAGAAGTACCGGGACATCGATGAGGACAAGATCCTGCAGGAACTCTCAGCTGAAGAGCTGGCACAGCTcgacctggagctgctggagatggACCCCGAG AACGTGCTgctgccggccgggctgcggcagcggGACCAGACACAGAAGAGTCCCACCGGGCCACTGGACcgagcagccctgctgcagcacctggagAAGCAGGCGCTGGAGGCAGGCGAACGCGACGACCTGGTGCCCTTCACCGGCGAGAAGAGAG GGAAGCCCTTCGTGCCCAAGAACCCCACGCGGGAGATCCCACGTGAGGAGCAGATCACACTGGAGCCGGAGCTAGAAGAGGCGCTGGCCAACGCCACCGAGGCTGAGATGTGCGACATTGCAG CCATCCTGGGCATGTACACGCTGATGAGCAACAAGCAGTACTACGATGCACTCTGCACCGGGACCATCTCCAACACGGAGGGCATCAACA GTGTGGTGAAGCCAGACAGGTACAAGCCAGTGCCAGACGAGCCTCCAAACCCCACCAACGTGGAGGAGACACTGCGGCAGATCCAGGCCAACGACGGGGCCCTGGAGGACGTCAACCTCAACAACATCAAG GACATTCCCATCTCCACGTTGAAGGCCATCTGCGAGGCCATGAAAACCAACACCCATGTCAAGAAGCTCAGCCTGGTAGCAACCCGCAGCAATGACCCTGTGGCCAGC GCCGTGGCAGAGATGCTGATGGAGAACAAGACCCTGCAGAGCCTCAACATCGAGTCCAACTTCATCACTAGTGCCGGCATGATGAGCATCATCAAGGCCATGTACCACAACAGCACCCTGAGGGAGCTCAAGGTGGACAACCAG TGCCAGCGGCTGGGTGACACAGTGGAGATGGAGATggccacgatgctggagcagtgCCCTTCTGTCATCCGCTTCGGCTACCATTTCACACAGCAGGGACCACGGGCCCGTGCTGCCAGTGCCATCACCAAGAACAACGAGCTCC GTCGTaagcagaagaaaacataa
- the SCNM1 gene encoding sodium channel modifier 1 isoform X2, which yields MGSMYTCTVCAHRPIFDTLDVLAVHRAGKKHVASLQSFYGRKHSLENEVQKRQHEKFVRAEEAGTQGSPAPLLVRTRRIAQSALLKAAPYSSCCRRMGVNGNGSRAGMTQTELSTAPVRIAATASPEPRVPSQKIKEAVGTTPVALLPGCCSGRADVPKAATTQTQQGGKGKASPSPASQPEALNPKRRQALERYLQLRSAGWIQDHSGKWVKDENAEFDSDEDEPPVLLPA from the exons ATGGGATCCAT GTATACCTGCACCGTGTGTGCCCACCGCCCCATCTTCGATACTCTGGATGTGCTGGCGGTCCACAGGGCTGGCAAGAAACACGTTGCCA GCCTGCAGAGCTTCTACGGCAGGAAGCACTCACTTGAGAACGAGGTGCAAAAGCGACAGCACGAGAAATTCGTGCGGGCGGAGGAGGCAGGCACACAG GGCTCTCCAGCCCCTTTGCTGGTGCGAACAAGGAGGATAGCCCAGAGCGCTCTGCTGAAAGCTGCTCCCTACAGCAGCTGCTGCCGGAGGATGGG GGTGAATGGAAATGGCTCAAGAGCAGGTATGACCCAGACGGAGCTGAGCACCGCCCCTGTGCGAATCGCTGCCacggcctctccagagcccagagTCCCCTCGCAGAAGATCAAGGAGGCTGTGGGCACCACCCCAGTGGCCCTGCTGCCAGGGTGCTGTAGCGGGCGAGCAG ACGTACCAAAGGCAGCTACCACCCAGACCCAGCAAGGTGGCAAAGGAAAAGCCTCGCCATCGCCTGCAAGCCAGCCTGAAGCCCTCAACCCCAAGAGGCGCCAGGCCCTGGAGCGGTACCTGCAGCTCCGGAG TGCCGGCTGGATCCAGGACCACTCTGGCAAGTGGGTGAAGGACGAGAATGCCGAGTTTGACTCCGATGAGGATGAGCCGCCCGTGTTGCTGCCGGCCTGA
- the LYSMD1 gene encoding lysM and putative peptidoglycan-binding domain-containing protein 1 — protein MAAPLGREVVGDGGGPGPGGLLGREHRLEPGDTLAGLALRYGVTMEQIKRANRLYTSDTIFLKPTLLIPRRLGPEEEEKEEEEEGDAGPGAVLVSPATSRHELSAADFLRQIDAEICLSKAAATRRLCESNTSSVAEAEGTQAPDTRAHPAPQGARHALLGPRPLTRTPRVAALRDTEDEIFTL, from the exons ATGGCGGCACCCCTGGGGCGGGAGGTGGTGGGGGACGGTGgtgggccagggccgggggggctgctgggccgcgAGCATCGCCTGGAGCCCGGGGACACGCTGGCAGGCCTGGCGCTGCGCTATGGCGTCACG ATGGAGCAGATCAAGCGTGCCAACCGCCTCTACACCTCTGACACCATCTTCCTCAAGCCGACACTCCTCATCCCCAGGCGGCTCGGCCccgaggaggaggaaaaggaggaggaggaggaaggagatgcGGGCCCAGGGGCCGTCCTGGTCAGCCCCGCCACATCCCGCCATGAGCTCTCGGCTGCCGATTTCCTCCGGCAGATCGACGCTGAGATCTGCCTCTCCAAGGCTGCAGCGACCCGCCGGCTCTGCGAGAGCAACACAAG CAGCGTCGCTGAGGCCGAAGGCACCCAGGCACCTGACACCAGGGCCCACCCAGCACCTCAGGGTGCCCGGCATGCCCTgctcggcccccggcccctcaccAGGACGCCCCGGGTGGCTGCCCTGCGCGACACCGAGGATGAGATCTTCACACTGTGA